In Pleurocapsa sp. PCC 7319, the following are encoded in one genomic region:
- a CDS encoding YqhA family protein, whose product MNKKNVTRLQKIESIFETVIWNFRFFILAPVIFSLLSALRFIIIGTLDIWSGLILGFDPQEAGRATTLKIVSYLIGGVDYYLIGIVLFIFAFGIYELFISEINIRRKNNSSILQSHTLEELKVKLVNVIVVALIVSLFKQMLNLDVQQVSDVIYIASAILLISISQYLLHLNYNSPKNQQTIIKNNHHDSSDL is encoded by the coding sequence ATGAATAAAAAAAATGTTACAAGACTCCAAAAAATCGAGTCAATTTTTGAAACAGTTATTTGGAACTTTCGATTTTTTATCTTAGCTCCAGTTATCTTCAGTTTACTCAGTGCTTTGCGCTTCATTATTATTGGCACCTTAGATATTTGGTCTGGTCTCATTTTGGGATTTGATCCGCAAGAGGCTGGAAGGGCAACAACTTTAAAGATAGTTTCTTATCTTATTGGCGGTGTAGATTATTATTTAATTGGCATTGTTTTATTTATTTTTGCCTTTGGTATATATGAATTATTCATCTCAGAAATCAACATTAGGCGTAAAAATAATTCTAGTATTTTGCAGAGTCACACCTTAGAAGAACTCAAAGTTAAATTAGTAAATGTAATTGTAGTGGCTCTAATTGTTAGTTTATTTAAGCAGATGCTTAACTTAGATGTTCAACAAGTAAGCGATGTAATTTATATTGCATCAGCAATTCTACTCATTTCGATTAGTCAATACTTGCTACACTTAAATTATAATAGTCCCAAGAATCAACAGACAATAATCAAGAATAATCATCATGATTCTTCCGATCTTTAG
- the ftsH gene encoding ATP-dependent zinc metalloprotease FtsH encodes MKKSCQTKSEKGLNLIPMSRLNNRRLSPKRVTSIGRLAAGWMILQTFFLATPTLAQQKPKNELSYSQFLEKLEKDQVTKVEVDETTNKASVILKGQSKEDPPKEVVLFEQNQDLFPKIREKNVDFSIKTSIDRSQTVGVLLNLLIFFILLSGLIMIVRRSANASGQALSFGRSKAKFQMEANTGIQFDDVAGIEEAKEELQEVVTFLKEPEKFTAIGAKIPRGVLLVGPPGTGKTLLAKAIAGEAAVPFFSISGSEFVEMFVGVGASRVRDLFKKAKENAPCLVFIDEIDAVGRQRGTGIGGGNDEREQTLNQLLTEMDGFEGNSGIIVIAATNRPDVLDQALLRPGRFDRQVIVDYPDLQGRLGILEVHARGKKIDSEVSLEAIARRTPGFSGADLANLLNEAAILTARRHKEAVTMQEVNDAVDRIVAGMEGIPLVDSKAKKLTAYHEIGHAIVATMTPNHDPVEKVTIIPRGGAGGLTWFTPDEEMGLETKSKILAKITSALGGRAAEEIVFGQDEITQGAGQDIQVLTSLARKMVTKFGMSDLGPLALEGQEQPVFLGGDSSNRNKYSEEVASQIDVRIRNIALDCYEKAKNIISENRLAVDRIVDILIDKETIEGEEFRQLLAKFSPVYGAEQKTDKIHSLLKK; translated from the coding sequence ATGAAAAAAAGTTGTCAGACTAAATCAGAAAAGGGATTGAATCTTATTCCTATGTCTCGGTTAAATAATCGTCGGCTAAGCCCAAAAAGAGTTACTTCAATAGGTCGATTAGCTGCTGGATGGATGATTCTCCAAACCTTTTTCCTGGCAACCCCCACCTTAGCTCAGCAAAAGCCCAAAAATGAGCTTAGCTATAGCCAGTTTTTAGAAAAGTTAGAAAAAGATCAAGTCACAAAAGTAGAAGTTGACGAAACCACTAACAAAGCCAGCGTAATTCTGAAAGGTCAATCTAAAGAAGATCCCCCAAAAGAGGTGGTTCTTTTTGAGCAAAATCAGGATCTATTTCCCAAAATACGCGAAAAAAACGTTGATTTTAGTATTAAAACGTCTATTGATCGCTCCCAAACCGTAGGCGTGTTGCTCAACTTGCTAATCTTCTTTATCCTGTTGTCAGGGCTGATTATGATTGTGCGTCGCTCTGCCAATGCTTCAGGTCAAGCTTTAAGCTTTGGTCGCTCCAAAGCCAAGTTTCAAATGGAGGCCAATACGGGAATTCAATTTGATGATGTGGCGGGTATCGAAGAAGCCAAGGAAGAATTACAAGAAGTTGTGACTTTCCTCAAAGAGCCAGAAAAATTCACTGCTATAGGCGCGAAAATTCCCCGGGGAGTACTCTTAGTTGGTCCTCCAGGAACAGGCAAAACTTTACTGGCTAAGGCGATCGCTGGAGAAGCGGCAGTTCCATTTTTTAGTATTTCAGGTTCAGAATTTGTCGAAATGTTTGTCGGTGTGGGCGCATCTCGTGTCCGTGATTTATTTAAGAAAGCCAAGGAAAATGCCCCCTGCCTAGTATTTATCGATGAGATTGATGCCGTTGGTCGCCAGAGAGGTACAGGTATAGGTGGAGGCAACGATGAGCGAGAACAGACTTTAAACCAGTTATTAACCGAAATGGATGGCTTTGAAGGAAACAGTGGCATTATTGTTATCGCTGCGACTAATCGTCCTGATGTCTTAGATCAGGCTTTATTGCGTCCTGGTCGTTTTGATCGTCAGGTAATAGTAGATTATCCTGATTTACAAGGCAGATTAGGTATTTTAGAAGTTCATGCCCGCGGCAAGAAAATTGATTCCGAAGTATCTTTAGAAGCGATCGCTCGACGTACTCCTGGGTTTAGTGGCGCAGATTTAGCTAATCTCCTCAACGAGGCTGCGATCCTCACTGCAAGAAGACATAAAGAAGCTGTCACTATGCAAGAAGTTAATGATGCTGTAGATCGCATTGTGGCAGGAATGGAGGGTATTCCCTTAGTAGATAGCAAGGCCAAAAAACTAACTGCTTATCACGAAATTGGTCATGCGATCGTTGCCACTATGACTCCTAATCACGATCCTGTAGAAAAAGTCACCATCATTCCTAGGGGAGGTGCAGGAGGGTTGACTTGGTTTACTCCAGATGAAGAAATGGGGTTAGAAACCAAATCGAAAATCTTAGCTAAAATCACGTCTGCTTTGGGAGGTAGGGCAGCTGAGGAAATTGTATTTGGTCAGGACGAAATAACTCAAGGAGCTGGTCAAGATATTCAAGTGCTAACTTCCTTGGCCAGAAAAATGGTAACTAAATTTGGGATGTCCGATTTAGGTCCCTTAGCCTTAGAAGGTCAGGAACAACCAGTATTTCTTGGTGGCGATTCCAGTAATAGAAATAAATATTCCGAAGAAGTTGCATCTCAGATTGATGTTCGTATCAGGAATATTGCCTTAGATTGCTATGAAAAAGCTAAAAATATTATTAGTGAAAATCGTTTAGCGGTAGATCGGATTGTCGACATTTTAATTGACAAGGAAACTATTGAAGGTGAGGAATTCCGCCAACTCCTAGCCAAGTTTTCGCCAGTTTATGGGGCTGAACAAAAAACTGATAAGATTCATAGCCTTTTAAAAAAATAG
- a CDS encoding cupin domain-containing protein codes for MTEKSPYLLRANEIAEQEVSFSHPWNPNSSIHGTQISRLTGLQRVGVSLAKIPSSKESFIYHSHDREEEWIYIISGRGIAEIDGEEFEVGAGDFMGFPTPSVAHHLRNPFNEELVYLMGGENLNFEIADFPRLGKRMLRRGENIEIYDTSNAKSFAPLENIKN; via the coding sequence ATGACTGAGAAATCCCCTTATCTTTTACGGGCTAATGAAATAGCCGAACAAGAAGTTAGTTTCTCTCACCCCTGGAATCCTAACTCATCCATTCATGGAACTCAAATAAGTCGTTTGACAGGGCTACAAAGGGTAGGTGTAAGTCTTGCCAAAATCCCATCTAGCAAAGAATCTTTTATCTATCATTCTCACGACCGAGAAGAAGAGTGGATTTATATTATTTCAGGTCGAGGGATTGCGGAAATTGACGGTGAGGAATTTGAAGTCGGTGCAGGAGATTTTATGGGATTTCCCACACCATCTGTAGCACATCATCTACGCAATCCTTTTAACGAAGAGTTAGTTTATCTAATGGGTGGAGAAAATCTTAATTTTGAGATTGCGGACTTTCCTCGTCTAGGTAAGCGAATGCTTCGTCGTGGCGAAAATATAGAAATCTATGATACGTCAAATGCTAAAAGTTTTGCCCCACTAGAAAATATCAAAAATTAA
- a CDS encoding serine/threonine-protein kinase codes for MSYCLNPSCPKPVNHPKAKLCKACGSKLLLHGRYHLVKGLGKGGFGATFLAADLALPGKPLCVIKQLRPNTDNPNFLSMARELFEREAKTLGRVGNHPQIPRLLDYFEDRKQFYLIQEFVKGNNLQQEVKKQGVFNEEKARQVLKEVLVILRDIHAQKVIHRDIKPANIIRREIDDKLVLIDFGVVKNQVNSVGAGGSNQTALTAFAVGTPGFAPPEQLAMRPVYASDVYALGVTCMYLMTGKAPKNMDCDPITGEIDWFKNLTVSDSFAEIVTTMLEVAVKSRFKTANEALQALEMENHVDSLSESMLSYSSNEDKNSHTSVATNRSSAYSPRRNTSPASQIENRMSRRTSSRSASTSRYSRNSSRNINPRTNVGNTSIKSKSNPQTTQKPVKMLAADVLKAYANGRKDFGLKDLSMQDLQKADLSESKFNRSKLIRTNLQGADLTASNFTDSDIRQAMFRNANLSRAFFNSSNLEGADLRGADLSFANFKNIKFKGANLCGANLSNTNLTQEQLEETKTNWMTIMPTGKRGFW; via the coding sequence ATGAGCTATTGCCTAAATCCATCCTGTCCTAAACCTGTTAATCACCCCAAAGCAAAATTATGTAAAGCTTGTGGGTCAAAACTTCTGTTGCATGGTCGCTATCATCTAGTAAAAGGTCTTGGCAAAGGCGGTTTCGGTGCAACTTTTTTAGCAGCCGATCTTGCTCTACCTGGAAAACCGTTATGTGTTATTAAACAGTTACGGCCTAATACAGATAATCCCAATTTTTTGTCGATGGCCAGAGAACTATTTGAGCGAGAAGCGAAGACTTTGGGACGAGTTGGAAATCATCCACAAATACCAAGACTATTGGACTATTTTGAAGATCGAAAGCAATTTTATTTAATCCAAGAATTTGTTAAGGGTAATAATCTCCAGCAAGAAGTAAAAAAACAGGGTGTATTCAACGAAGAAAAAGCTAGGCAAGTTCTGAAAGAAGTATTGGTTATCTTAAGAGATATTCATGCTCAGAAAGTAATTCACCGAGATATCAAACCCGCTAATATTATTCGTCGCGAAATAGATGATAAGTTGGTTCTGATTGACTTCGGAGTGGTCAAAAATCAAGTCAATAGCGTTGGAGCAGGGGGGTCAAATCAAACAGCTTTGACTGCTTTTGCCGTGGGTACCCCAGGTTTTGCTCCTCCTGAGCAACTAGCAATGCGTCCCGTTTATGCTAGTGATGTTTATGCGTTGGGGGTTACTTGTATGTATCTGATGACAGGAAAAGCTCCAAAAAATATGGATTGCGATCCCATAACGGGAGAAATTGATTGGTTTAAAAACCTTACTGTTAGCGATAGTTTTGCTGAAATAGTAACCACTATGTTAGAGGTTGCAGTTAAAAGTCGTTTTAAAACCGCCAACGAAGCTTTGCAGGCATTAGAAATGGAAAATCATGTTGATAGCCTGTCTGAAAGTATGCTGAGTTACTCTAGTAACGAGGATAAAAATTCTCATACCTCAGTCGCAACTAATAGAAGCAGTGCCTACTCTCCCCGCCGAAATACATCACCTGCATCTCAAATAGAAAATAGAATGTCTCGTCGTACTAGCAGTAGAAGTGCCTCTACCTCCAGATATTCTCGAAATAGTTCCAGAAATATCAATCCAAGAACTAATGTTGGCAATACCTCGATAAAATCGAAAAGTAATCCTCAAACTACTCAAAAACCAGTAAAAATGTTGGCTGCAGACGTTTTGAAAGCGTATGCAAATGGTAGAAAAGACTTTGGACTAAAAGATCTTAGTATGCAAGATCTGCAAAAAGCAGATTTATCAGAATCTAAATTTAACCGTTCTAAGTTAATCAGAACCAACTTACAGGGAGCAGATTTAACTGCCAGCAATTTTACTGATTCTGATATTCGTCAAGCAATGTTTCGCAATGCTAATTTAAGCAGAGCTTTTTTTAATTCTTCTAATCTTGAAGGAGCTGATTTACGTGGCGCAGACCTCAGCTTTGCCAATTTCAAAAATATCAAATTTAAAGGTGCTAATCTTTGTGGTGCCAATCTCAGTAATACTAACTTGACCCAAGAACAATTAGAGGAAACAAAAACGAATTGGATGACAATTATGCCCACTGGGAAAAGAGGATTTTGGTAA
- the rsmD gene encoding 16S rRNA (guanine(966)-N(2))-methyltransferase RsmD: MRIYGNRQLKTIPGQRTRPTSARVREALFNIWREQIEGSSWLDLCAGNGSMGAEALCRGARKVVGIEKYGKACQMIEQNWQRIVQSEQSCQVLQGDVLVKLKSLAGQQFDWIYFDPPYDSYLYLPVLKAIAALKLVTTEGAIAVEHNPQLWQAKEVSGLEIYRTKSYGNTTLSFYALTS; the protein is encoded by the coding sequence ATGAGAATTTATGGCAATCGACAATTAAAAACAATTCCCGGGCAGAGGACACGTCCTACTTCTGCCAGAGTTCGAGAGGCTTTATTTAATATCTGGCGCGAGCAAATTGAGGGCAGTTCTTGGTTAGATTTGTGTGCGGGAAATGGTTCCATGGGAGCAGAAGCTCTATGTCGAGGGGCTAGGAAAGTAGTGGGAATAGAAAAATATGGTAAGGCTTGCCAAATGATTGAGCAAAATTGGCAACGAATAGTCCAATCAGAACAGTCTTGCCAAGTATTACAAGGAGATGTATTAGTTAAGCTCAAAAGTCTCGCAGGACAACAGTTTGATTGGATTTATTTTGATCCTCCTTACGATAGTTATTTATATTTACCCGTTTTAAAAGCGATCGCCGCCTTAAAATTAGTCACCACCGAAGGGGCGATCGCAGTTGAACACAATCCTCAACTCTGGCAAGCTAAAGAAGTATCTGGATTGGAAATATATCGCACTAAATCTTATGGCAATACCACTCTAAGTTTTTACGCGTTAACCTCCTAA
- the tnpA gene encoding IS200/IS605 family transposase, which produces MSTKLRKASHSIFSIHLHVIFVTKYRRKVLTRAMIEDAKKVFQRILESNYSILSNCEGEADHLHLLIDLHPNNNISNLVSSLKSASSRILRKKYSQEIAQHYWGKNAKLWHDSKCIISCGGVPLEVIKQYIDNQSGGKE; this is translated from the coding sequence ATGTCAACTAAGCTAAGAAAAGCTTCACACTCTATTTTTTCTATTCACTTGCATGTTATTTTTGTGACTAAATATCGTCGCAAAGTTTTGACTAGGGCAATGATTGAGGATGCCAAAAAAGTATTTCAAAGAATTCTAGAATCTAACTACTCAATTTTGTCTAACTGTGAAGGCGAAGCTGACCATTTGCACTTGCTTATTGACTTGCATCCAAATAACAATATTTCTAATTTGGTATCCTCTCTCAAATCGGCGAGTAGCAGAATTTTGAGAAAAAAATATTCTCAGGAAATAGCTCAACACTACTGGGGCAAAAATGCTAAGTTGTGGCATGACTCAAAGTGCATTATTTCTTGTGGAGGCGTACCATTAGAAGTCATCAAACAGTATATTGATAATCAGTCAGGTGGAAAAGAATAG
- a CDS encoding glutathione S-transferase family protein, translating to MAKNKSLPGKLIIKLGKFVWTTMWQIMMSQLAPRNQKGEYIRPSSQFRNFISSATDNPYQPDANRYRLYVGLGCPWAHRTLVTRALKGLQEAIAVSIVYPSPDAGIWVLSEPEMGCQTVPELYQLSQSNYQGRSTVPILWDSQTNTIVNNESAEIIEMLNSEFNQYAQYADFELYPESLKEKIDQWNEKIYHTVNNGVYRCGFAQTQAAYDQACNELFTTLDEIDGVLKTSRYLCGDHPTLADVRLFTTLFRFDIVYYGLFKCNRRRIQDYDHLGAYLQDLYQLPGVADTCDLESVKRDYYGNLFPLNPGGIIPLGPDITNLLQPHNRDELIANRG from the coding sequence ATGGCTAAAAACAAGTCCCTACCAGGAAAGTTGATTATTAAACTGGGTAAATTTGTCTGGACAACAATGTGGCAAATTATGATGTCGCAACTGGCACCACGTAATCAGAAAGGAGAGTATATTCGTCCCTCAAGTCAGTTCAGAAATTTCATTAGTTCGGCAACAGATAACCCTTATCAACCAGATGCCAACCGCTACCGTTTATATGTTGGTCTGGGTTGCCCTTGGGCGCACCGTACTTTAGTCACTAGAGCTTTGAAAGGCTTACAAGAGGCGATCGCCGTATCAATTGTTTATCCTTCCCCCGATGCGGGAATTTGGGTCTTATCTGAGCCTGAAATGGGTTGCCAAACAGTACCCGAACTATATCAGCTCTCCCAATCAAACTATCAAGGACGTTCCACAGTGCCAATTTTATGGGATAGCCAGACTAATACCATCGTTAATAATGAAAGTGCCGAGATTATCGAAATGCTCAACTCGGAATTTAATCAATATGCTCAATATGCCGATTTTGAACTCTATCCAGAGTCCCTAAAAGAAAAAATAGACCAGTGGAACGAAAAAATCTATCACACAGTAAATAATGGAGTTTATCGTTGCGGTTTTGCGCAAACTCAGGCAGCCTATGATCAAGCTTGTAATGAACTCTTTACCACCCTCGATGAGATTGATGGGGTCTTAAAAACAAGTCGTTATCTATGTGGCGATCACCCTACTTTAGCAGATGTGCGTCTGTTTACTACTCTCTTCCGCTTCGATATCGTCTATTACGGGTTGTTTAAATGCAATCGTCGTCGTATCCAAGATTACGATCACCTAGGAGCTTATCTACAAGATTTATATCAGCTCCCAGGAGTTGCGGATACTTGTGATTTAGAAAGTGTTAAACGAGATTATTACGGCAATTTATTCCCCTTAAATCCAGGAGGCATTATTCCCTTAGGACCAGATATTACTAATCTTTTACAGCCCCATAATCGAGATGAATTAATAGCCAATCGCGGGTGA
- a CDS encoding TldD/PmbA family protein, translating into MTLTPLNTLITQQEALALIEFAIAQSQADGIFVSLSASETALSRFSENQISQNVRKNTFSLTVISYFGKRSASASTTELEREAIAATVKRAEDLARIAPEDPEWVELLPKQTYSDRLPAFDQATATLSPLKKGEIIQQVCSLSKDAGVNGSGTLSTKTSLNAIGNSAGLRGCDRTTEADFSFTARIDNGSSWNRCTAWSINQLPITELTEQVINRAIASRNPQTIEPGDYTVILEPSAMASLVFWVIWNLDARAADEGRSFMSRSDDTGKPIGNKVGEKLFNPIVQVQRNPAHPLLQGGRFFSSGLSNENLDIIKDGVPQTLSYSRYWAKEQDKKPTGSLSPIVMTGSDQTVTDLIASTERGILVSRAWYVRYVNPRTLEVTGMTRDGTFLIEDGKISHPIKNLRFNQCLPEMLKNVVAVSQAKRCGSSVIPGCKVENFHFSSITDSI; encoded by the coding sequence ATGACTTTAACACCCCTCAATACCCTGATCACCCAACAAGAAGCTCTGGCTTTAATTGAATTCGCAATCGCCCAATCTCAAGCCGACGGAATTTTTGTTAGCCTCAGTGCTAGTGAAACTGCACTTAGTCGCTTTTCAGAGAATCAAATTAGCCAAAACGTTCGTAAAAATACTTTTAGCCTCACCGTTATTAGTTATTTTGGTAAGCGTAGTGCTTCTGCTTCTACTACAGAATTAGAGCGAGAAGCGATCGCTGCTACCGTAAAACGTGCCGAAGATTTAGCTCGCATTGCTCCTGAAGATCCTGAATGGGTGGAATTATTACCGAAGCAAACCTATAGCGATCGCCTTCCTGCTTTTGACCAAGCTACAGCAACTTTATCTCCTCTGAAAAAAGGCGAGATTATTCAACAAGTATGTTCTTTAAGTAAAGATGCAGGAGTAAACGGTTCGGGAACCCTTAGTACTAAGACATCTCTCAATGCTATTGGTAACTCTGCTGGTTTGCGGGGTTGCGATCGCACAACTGAAGCGGATTTTAGTTTTACCGCTCGTATTGACAATGGTTCTAGCTGGAATCGCTGCACTGCTTGGAGTATTAACCAATTGCCCATTACAGAATTAACTGAACAAGTTATCAACAGGGCGATCGCTTCTCGCAATCCTCAGACAATTGAACCAGGAGACTATACGGTCATCTTGGAACCGTCAGCGATGGCTAGTTTAGTTTTTTGGGTAATTTGGAATTTAGATGCCAGGGCAGCAGATGAAGGACGTTCTTTTATGTCTCGTAGCGATGACACGGGTAAGCCTATCGGCAACAAAGTCGGCGAAAAGTTATTTAATCCTATTGTTCAAGTACAGCGTAATCCTGCTCATCCTCTGTTGCAAGGAGGCAGGTTTTTTAGTAGTGGTCTAAGCAATGAAAATCTAGATATTATCAAAGATGGTGTTCCCCAAACTCTTTCTTACAGTCGCTATTGGGCAAAAGAACAAGATAAAAAACCTACAGGATCTTTGTCTCCTATTGTGATGACTGGTTCAGATCAAACTGTTACCGATTTGATTGCCAGTACTGAAAGAGGTATTTTAGTCAGTCGGGCTTGGTATGTGCGTTATGTTAATCCTCGAACTTTAGAAGTTACAGGCATGACTAGAGATGGTACTTTCTTAATTGAAGACGGTAAGATCTCTCACCCAATCAAAAACTTGCGCTTTAATCAGTGTTTGCCCGAAATGCTGAAAAATGTAGTAGCAGTAAGTCAAGCAAAACGCTGCGGCAGTAGTGTTATTCCTGGTTGTAAAGTTGAGAATTTTCACTTTAGCAGTATCACAGATAGCATCTAG
- a CDS encoding RNA-guided endonuclease TnpB family protein has product MALRRYTFRLYPNKTQERELFAARRLHGYLYNACIAHRRFEWKKNQKTVDYFQQQNCLPAFKKEWVEFAHLHSQALQSTVKRVDLAYNSFFKGLRGLPNFKSIRNYSGWTYSSKSGWKTSTNGKHGTVTLNDLGITLKMRGQAKSWCTPTTLTIVYKPRKKQWFASFTCNVSVKEAKFGSVSDLKYESIVAFDLGTATAITCFDGIKFEEISNPRFTQVAEEKVKQESKKLRRKRAPNRKKGIKASNRWKKARRRVSKLQRKVALQRADWQHKITSDIASRHDIGVTEKLNTKGLTRKAGGNAASQAAYSTPVRRAKKRCDPASSHDARERAPRQGGKRKKQKAGLNKSILSVGFSTLNQMIAYKIEAKGGLLLQLNTRRVKPSQRCPKCGIVHKNWADLSNRYHVCDNCTFEIERDKGSVLVMYNVATNQQQGCGTHLLDSGCLSSTSLTSKRKHTGSMKQLGQMKRQKSRLSAEELETPTSASAKLG; this is encoded by the coding sequence ATGGCACTAAGAAGATACACATTTCGGCTGTACCCAAACAAAACTCAAGAAAGAGAATTGTTTGCTGCTCGTCGTCTTCATGGGTATCTCTATAATGCCTGTATCGCTCATCGCCGTTTTGAGTGGAAGAAAAATCAAAAAACTGTTGACTATTTCCAACAGCAAAATTGTTTACCAGCATTCAAAAAAGAATGGGTAGAATTTGCTCATCTTCATTCTCAAGCTTTACAGTCAACAGTAAAACGGGTTGATTTAGCCTATAATTCTTTCTTTAAAGGACTGAGGGGTTTACCTAATTTCAAGTCAATTAGAAATTATTCAGGCTGGACGTACAGTTCTAAATCTGGATGGAAAACGTCTACTAATGGTAAACATGGCACAGTTACTCTTAATGATTTAGGCATAACCCTAAAAATGAGAGGACAAGCAAAATCTTGGTGTACTCCAACTACGTTAACCATTGTTTATAAGCCACGTAAAAAACAGTGGTTTGCTAGTTTTACTTGTAATGTTTCAGTCAAAGAGGCAAAGTTTGGTTCTGTTTCAGATTTGAAATATGAGTCAATAGTTGCTTTTGATTTGGGTACTGCTACTGCTATCACTTGCTTTGATGGTATAAAGTTTGAAGAAATATCTAATCCTCGTTTTACTCAAGTAGCAGAAGAGAAAGTCAAGCAAGAATCAAAAAAACTCAGAAGAAAACGCGCACCAAATAGAAAGAAAGGTATAAAAGCCTCTAATCGTTGGAAAAAAGCGCGAAGACGAGTATCAAAATTACAGCGCAAAGTGGCATTGCAACGTGCTGATTGGCAGCATAAAATTACCTCAGATATAGCAAGTCGTCATGACATCGGGGTAACTGAAAAGCTAAATACCAAAGGCTTGACACGCAAAGCGGGCGGAAATGCTGCTTCGCAAGCAGCTTATTCCACGCCCGTCCGAAGGGCAAAAAAGCGGTGCGACCCCGCGTCGTCTCACGACGCTAGGGAACGCGCACCAAGACAAGGTGGCAAACGAAAAAAACAGAAAGCAGGACTTAATAAGTCTATTCTTTCTGTTGGCTTCAGCACTCTTAACCAAATGATTGCTTACAAAATTGAAGCCAAAGGCGGTTTGCTACTTCAATTAAACACGCGAAGAGTCAAACCTAGTCAACGCTGCCCAAAATGCGGAATTGTGCATAAGAACTGGGCTGACTTGTCTAATCGCTATCATGTTTGTGATAACTGTACTTTTGAAATTGAACGTGACAAGGGTTCTGTTCTTGTCATGTATAATGTTGCTACAAACCAGCAACAGGGGTGTGGGACGCATCTCTTAGACAGTGGATGTCTAAGCTCTACTTCCTTGACTAGTAAGCGCAAGCATACTGGCTCGATGAAGCAACTTGGGCAGATGAAACGTCAAAAATCTCGACTTAGTGCCGAGGAGTTGGAAACCCCAACTTCCGCGTCAGCAAAGTTGGGGTAG
- a CDS encoding alpha-ketoacid dehydrogenase subunit beta, whose translation MAETLMFNALREATDEEMARDKTVFVLGEDVGHYGGSYKVTKDLYKKYGDLRLLDTPIAENSFCGMAVGAALTGLRPIIEGMNMGFLLLAFNQIANNAGMLRYTSGGNFKIPMVIRGPGGVGRQLGAEHSQRLEAYFHAVPGLKIVACSTAYNSKGLLKAAIRDDNPVLFFEHVLLYNLKDDLPNDEYVLPLDKAEMVRKGKDVTILTYSRMRHHCTQALKTIEKHGYDPEIIDLISLKPFDMETISESVRKTHKVIIVEECMKTGGIGAELVALINEQLFDELDAPVLRLSSQDIPTPYNGTLERLTIVQPEQIAEAVQKMMEGRI comes from the coding sequence ATGGCTGAAACTTTAATGTTTAACGCTTTGAGAGAAGCGACCGACGAAGAAATGGCAAGAGATAAAACTGTCTTCGTCTTGGGTGAAGATGTCGGACATTATGGTGGTTCTTATAAAGTCACCAAAGACCTGTATAAGAAATATGGAGATCTACGTTTATTAGATACTCCAATTGCGGAAAATAGCTTTTGTGGGATGGCTGTGGGTGCAGCTTTAACTGGCTTACGTCCCATAATCGAAGGGATGAACATGGGCTTTTTACTGTTGGCATTTAACCAAATTGCCAATAATGCCGGGATGCTACGCTACACCTCTGGAGGAAATTTCAAGATTCCGATGGTGATCCGTGGTCCTGGTGGAGTAGGTAGGCAGTTGGGTGCAGAACATTCCCAAAGGCTTGAAGCCTATTTCCATGCTGTTCCAGGCTTAAAAATAGTTGCCTGTTCTACAGCATATAACTCTAAAGGTTTATTAAAAGCAGCTATAAGAGACGATAATCCAGTACTGTTTTTTGAGCATGTATTGCTTTATAACCTTAAGGACGATCTGCCAAATGATGAGTATGTATTGCCTTTAGACAAGGCCGAAATGGTACGAAAAGGAAAAGATGTCACAATCTTGACCTATTCTCGGATGCGTCATCACTGTACTCAAGCACTTAAAACTATTGAAAAACATGGTTACGACCCAGAAATTATTGACTTAATTTCCCTTAAACCTTTTGACATGGAAACCATCAGTGAGTCAGTACGTAAGACTCATAAGGTTATCATTGTCGAAGAATGTATGAAAACTGGGGGCATTGGTGCTGAGCTAGTGGCATTAATTAATGAGCAACTATTTGACGAGTTGGACGCACCAGTGTTGCGTTTATCTTCTCAGGATATTCCTACCCCTTATAACGGCACATTAGAAAGATTAACTATTGTACAGCCAGAACAAATTGCGGAAGCTGTACAAAAAATGATGGAAGGAAGAATTTAA